A region of Haliotis asinina isolate JCU_RB_2024 chromosome 7, JCU_Hal_asi_v2, whole genome shotgun sequence DNA encodes the following proteins:
- the LOC137291053 gene encoding uncharacterized protein, protein MSQPNDSDLSTSYDSTIFHPITSNIFTNPARLGLIQPPLRSSTPQDPQNLPPSDASGSVPPVLRNFPHSLSQDSLSSLSQEDLESSSSSTHLADVDILVSSNSEFTMGDSTLMPEHFTGKDSSHAEEWLDRFLHFANFKQWNHAQKIQVFPLFLKDSAYLWYKDVLQTSDNEFILFDDVQKLFKDKYVHPTDRWSLLEKFGSRKLLPTETIDVYLAELTETASLLGKTETDILDAFVRGLDDSTRQHVLMKQPKTLNDAVSFARLARSILPQVKQDQGVSTAIDTLREQIAALSAKLTPSPRVNTFQYQQDRRSKSASPPNRYPLGPPQPPHPQFWQQSSPEPYYQRRQQPLPQRNNFRQGRNMARNQQCYRCGDEGNCAYAVICLTQGGTAPFAI, encoded by the exons ATGTCTCAACCAAATGATTCTGACTTATCAACGTCCTATGACAGTACGATCTTTCATCCCATCACTTCCAATATCTTTACTAATCCGGCCCGCCTAGGTTTAATACAGCCACCGTTACGATCTTCCACCCCCCAGGATCCCCAGAATTTGCCTCCATCTGACGCTTCGGGCTCAGTTCCACCTGTTCTTCGAAACTTTCCTCATTCTCTTTCTCAGGACTCCCTCTCATCCCTTTCTCAGGAGGATTTAGAATCTTCAAGTTCCTCTACACATTTGGCAGATGTAGATATACTTGTAAGTTCCAATTCTGAATTCACGATGGGCGATTCCACTTTAATGCCAGAACATTTTACAGGTAAAGATAGTTCTCATGCTGAGGAATGGCTTGATCGTTTTCTCCATTTTGCTAATTTCAAACAATGGAATCACGCTCAGAAAATACAGGTTTTCCCACTCTTTTTAAAGGATTCGGCATACTTGTGGTATAAAGACGTGCTGCAGACATCAGACAATGAATTCATTCTGTTTGACGACGTCCAAAAGTTGTTTAAGGACAAATATGTCCACCCAACCGATCGATGGTCTCTGCTCGAAAAGTTTGGATCACGTAAATTATTACCAACTGAAACCATAGATGTGTATTTGGCAGAATTAACAGAGACAGCTAGTCTGTTAGGTAAGACAGAAACGGACATACTGGACGCATTTGTTAGGGGACTGGATGATAGTACACGGCAACACGTGCTAATGAAACAGCCTAAAACTCTCAATGACGCTGTTTCATTTGCGCGGCTTGCTCGATCGATATTACCTCAGGTAAAACAGGACCAGGGAGTGAGCACGGCAATCGATACTCTGAGAGAACAGATTGCTGCTCTATCGGCGAAATTGACCCCGTCGCCACGGGTCAATACTTTTCAGTACCAACAGGACAGGCGCTCCAAATCTGCCAGCCCACCCAACAGGTATCCATTAGGACCGCCCCAGCCACCACACCCTCAGTTTTGGCAACAGTCATCTCCAGAGCCATACTATCAACGGAGACAACAGCCCCTTCCCCAAAGAAACAACTTCAGACAGGGACGCAACATGGCCCGGAACCAGCAATGCTATCGATGCGGAGATGA AGGAAATTGCGCCTATGCAGTCATCTGCCTCACACAAGGAGGAACCGCCCCTTTCGCAATCTGA